From one Chloroflexota bacterium genomic stretch:
- a CDS encoding glycosyltransferase family 4 protein, translating into MRIGIDVTALPTQLFGAGNYIVNLTQTLIRMDPANDYLIFSKPRQIELFAGRGHAQVVRVNLPTRYHRIAWEQTFFPLLIRRYRLDVVHSPHYTMPVVAPCAKVVTFHDMTFFLHPEAHLFYKLIFFRGMIPVSSRYADALIAISQNTRADMLRLLPVNPTKLFTIPYGIAPIFRPMPKADQEAALRKYDLPVQFILYVGNLEPRKNLPMLLRAFAALVRRGLPHSLVLAGSRGWMDEEVFATLRELNLGHRVFLPGYIPQAELPALYSAASLFVYASRYEGFGLPVLEAMACGAPVITSNVASMPEIAGDAGVLVQPDDQAGLTDAMARVLSDQELRARLAREGLARSKIFSWERAAEETLAVYARVAHAR; encoded by the coding sequence ATGCGTATCGGTATTGATGTAACGGCGTTGCCGACCCAGTTGTTCGGCGCGGGCAATTACATCGTCAACCTGACCCAAACACTCATTCGCATGGACCCCGCGAATGATTATTTGATTTTCTCCAAGCCCCGGCAGATCGAATTGTTTGCCGGACGCGGGCACGCTCAGGTCGTGCGCGTGAACTTGCCGACGCGTTATCATCGGATCGCGTGGGAACAAACTTTCTTCCCCCTACTGATTCGCCGCTATCGCCTCGACGTGGTGCATTCGCCGCATTACACGATGCCGGTAGTCGCGCCCTGCGCCAAAGTCGTCACGTTCCACGACATGACGTTTTTCCTTCACCCCGAAGCGCACCTCTTTTACAAACTCATTTTCTTTCGCGGGATGATCCCCGTCTCCTCGCGTTACGCCGACGCGCTCATCGCGATTTCGCAGAACACGCGCGCGGATATGTTGCGCCTCTTGCCGGTCAACCCAACCAAATTGTTTACGATTCCGTACGGCATCGCGCCGATCTTTCGTCCGATGCCCAAGGCGGATCAAGAAGCGGCGTTACGCAAATATGATTTGCCCGTGCAGTTCATTCTGTACGTCGGCAATTTGGAGCCGCGCAAAAATCTACCGATGCTCCTGCGCGCGTTTGCCGCGCTGGTGCGCCGGGGCTTGCCGCATTCGCTCGTGCTCGCTGGCTCGCGCGGGTGGATGGACGAGGAAGTGTTCGCGACGTTGCGCGAACTAAACCTGGGTCATCGCGTCTTTTTACCGGGATATATTCCACAGGCGGAACTGCCCGCGCTGTACAGCGCGGCGAGTCTGTTCGTTTACGCGTCGCGGTATGAAGGGTTTGGTTTACCCGTTCTCGAAGCGATGGCGTGCGGCGCGCCGGTCATTACTTCGAACGTCGCTTCGATGCCGGAAATCGCGGGCGACGCGGGTGTGCTCGTTCAACCGGACGATCAAGCCGGCTTGACCGACGCGATGGCGCGAGTGTTGAGCGACCAGGAATTGCGTGCGCGACTCGCGCGGGAGGGGTTGGCGCGCTCTAAAATTTTTTCGTGGGAACGCGCGGCGGAAGAAACGCTGGCGGTGTATGCGCGCGTCGCGCACGCGCGCTGA